Part of the Limihaloglobus sulfuriphilus genome is shown below.
GAGAGTATGCCGATTCTCGAAGAGATGAAAACTTCTTACCTCAACTACGCAATGAGCGTCATTGTCTCGCGTGCTTTGCCCGATGTACGCGACGGTTTAAAGCCGTCTCAGAGACGTATTCTTGTCGCGATGAATGACCTGAGCCTGGGCCCGCGAAGCAAACACCGTAAATGTGCCAAGATCGCCGGCGATACAAGCGGTAACTACCACCCGCACGGCGAGAGTGTCGTTTACCCGACACTGGTGCGTATGGGCCAGCACTGGAGCATGAGAAGTATGCTCGTTGACCCGCAGGGTAACTTCGGAAGCATCGACGGCGACCCCCCCGCCGCTATGCGTTACACCGAAGCCAGAATGACAAGCGTGGCAATGGAAATGCTCCAGGACCTCAAACAGGACACGGTGGATTTTATCCCCAACTACGATGAAACACGCAATGAGCCTGTGGTACTGCCCTCAAAATTTCCGAACCTGCTTATCAACGGCTCAACTGGTATTGCCGTGGGTATGGCGACAAACATGGCGCCGCACAACCTCAACGAAATATGTGATGCGGCATTTATGATAATGGACAATCCGGATTGCTCTATTGCCGAGCTGATGGATGTTCTGCCCGGGCCGGATTTCCCTACAGGAGGCTTAATATGCGGCAGAAAAGGAATTTACGATGCATTCACTACCGGCAAGGGACACGTAAAACTCCGCTGTAAGCACACTATAGAAGAAACTAAGAGCGGAAAACAGAGAATTGTCGTTACCGAGATACCCTACACCGTTGTAAAAACTAACATCGTTTCCAAAATAGCCGACTGTGTGCATGAGGGCATTCTCACGGAAGTCTCCGATGTACGTGATGAGTCAGACAGAAAAGGACTTAGAATCGTTGTCGAGCTAAAGAGAGATGCCAACGCAGATGTTGTTATCAACAAACTGTTCCGCTATACCCAGCTCTCGACAACCTTTGCGATAAACAACGTTGCACTTGTAAACAGCCGCCCGGAAACGCTGAATATCAAGCAGCTTATCATTGCATATCTTGACCACCGAAAAGAGGTTATCCGCAGACGTACCCGTTTCCTGCTGAACAAGTCTCAAGCCAGAGCGCATATACTTGAAGGTTTGATACTCGCGGTAAGCGATATAGATGAGATAATTGAGCTGATCAAGGCTTCCCCTGATGCCCCGACCGCGAAGGTCAATCTGATGCAGAAGCCGCTGCGGCTCATTGAAACGGCAACGCTCAAAAATCTGCTCCCGGAAGATTTTCTCAACACCATGGTTCAAAAGGACCAGTTCCTTACCGGACCGCAGGCTGACGCCATACTGACAATGCAGCTTCAGAAACTCACCGGACTGGAAACAGAAAAACTCGCAAAAGAATTTGCCGCCCTGATGGACGAGATAAAGGGTTACCAGGCAATCCTGGCAGACGAGAAACTCGTCCTGAATATGATAAAGGACGACCTGCAGGAACTCAAAGACAAATACGGCGACAGCCGCCGCACCGAAATATCTGACGCGTTTGAAGACCTCGACGAAGAAGACCTCATAGCGGACGAGGAAACTGTGGTAATCATCAGCCACCAGGGTTACATAAAACGTATGCCTATTGACACTTACCGCAAACAAGGACGCGGCGGCAGAGGAATACTCGGCTCGGATTCAAAAGACGATGACTTTGTAGAACACCTCTTCGTGGCTTCGACGCACGATTATCTTATGATATTCACAAGTGACGGCAAATGCTACTGGCTGAAGGTTTACAAAGTGCCGGGCATGTCACGCCAGAGCAAAGGCAGAAGCATCGCCAATCTGCTTGAGCTCGGCGATGAGAAAATAATGTCGATTAAAAACGTCCGTACGTTTGACGACAGGCAGCTCGTATTCGCCACACGCAAAGGCATCATAAAGAAGACCACGCTAAGTGCCTACGGAAATGTCAGATCCAACGGAATCAAGGCGATTAACCTTGATGACGATGATGATCTTATATCCGTTAAAATAACCGGCGGAAACGATGACATTCTTCTGGCTACGGCAAACGGCATGTCAATTCGGTTCAATGAATCAGATGTCCGTTCTGTAGGCCGCGTATCACGAGGCGTCAAGGGTATTACCCTGCGTAAAGGCGACGAGGTCGTCGGCATGGTAAAACTCGAAGACGGCGACACGGTACTGACGGTCTGCGAAAACGGCTACGGCAAACGGACTGAACTGGAAGAATACCGGACGCAGTCACGCGGCGGAAAGGGCATTATAAACATCAAGGTTACCGAGCGTAACGGCAAGGTTGTCGGCGTGCTGGCGGTAACTGATGATGACGATGTTATGATGATGACGCGAAACGGAATCGTTATACGCACCGGCCTGGACCAGATGCGGACTATCGGAAGAAACACAGCGGGCGTTAGAATGATAAAAGTCGGCGAATCTGATGTTGTATCCTCGATAGCACGGCTGATCAAAGATGATTCAGAGGAAGATACGGACGAAACCGTTGAGACTGCTGAAACTGAAACTTCGGAAACAGAATAAAACTAAATAACACCCCCCTGCGGCTGCAACACGCCGTCTGGGGGTGTATAAAACAATGCCCGCTCTGCCGGCAATTCATATTTATATGGCAAAACAAAAGCAGA
Proteins encoded:
- the gyrA gene encoding DNA gyrase subunit A is translated as MSNEINTEVMETFESMPILEEMKTSYLNYAMSVIVSRALPDVRDGLKPSQRRILVAMNDLSLGPRSKHRKCAKIAGDTSGNYHPHGESVVYPTLVRMGQHWSMRSMLVDPQGNFGSIDGDPPAAMRYTEARMTSVAMEMLQDLKQDTVDFIPNYDETRNEPVVLPSKFPNLLINGSTGIAVGMATNMAPHNLNEICDAAFMIMDNPDCSIAELMDVLPGPDFPTGGLICGRKGIYDAFTTGKGHVKLRCKHTIEETKSGKQRIVVTEIPYTVVKTNIVSKIADCVHEGILTEVSDVRDESDRKGLRIVVELKRDANADVVINKLFRYTQLSTTFAINNVALVNSRPETLNIKQLIIAYLDHRKEVIRRRTRFLLNKSQARAHILEGLILAVSDIDEIIELIKASPDAPTAKVNLMQKPLRLIETATLKNLLPEDFLNTMVQKDQFLTGPQADAILTMQLQKLTGLETEKLAKEFAALMDEIKGYQAILADEKLVLNMIKDDLQELKDKYGDSRRTEISDAFEDLDEEDLIADEETVVIISHQGYIKRMPIDTYRKQGRGGRGILGSDSKDDDFVEHLFVASTHDYLMIFTSDGKCYWLKVYKVPGMSRQSKGRSIANLLELGDEKIMSIKNVRTFDDRQLVFATRKGIIKKTTLSAYGNVRSNGIKAINLDDDDDLISVKITGGNDDILLATANGMSIRFNESDVRSVGRVSRGVKGITLRKGDEVVGMVKLEDGDTVLTVCENGYGKRTELEEYRTQSRGGKGIINIKVTERNGKVVGVLAVTDDDDVMMMTRNGIVIRTGLDQMRTIGRNTAGVRMIKVGESDVVSSIARLIKDDSEEDTDETVETAETETSETE